Proteins co-encoded in one Ruegeria sp. HKCCD4315 genomic window:
- the nirD gene encoding nitrite reductase small subunit NirD: MSWIDIGHIDEVPLRGARLVKTHIGCIAVFRTAEAEVFAATNSCPHKGGPLSEGIVHGQSVTCPLHNWVFDLNTGEAQGADAGRITIYPVRLEEDRILLDDSAVTRRSAA, encoded by the coding sequence ATGAGCTGGATCGACATCGGACATATCGACGAGGTTCCCTTGCGAGGGGCGCGTCTGGTCAAGACGCATATTGGCTGCATCGCAGTCTTCCGTACTGCCGAGGCGGAGGTCTTTGCCGCGACCAACAGCTGCCCGCACAAGGGCGGTCCGTTGTCTGAGGGTATCGTGCACGGGCAGTCGGTGACCTGTCCTTTGCACAATTGGGTATTTGACCTGAACACGGGCGAGGCGCAGGGCGCTGATGCTGGCCGCATCACCATCTATCCCGTGCGCCTTGAAGAGGACCGTATCCTGTTGGACGACAGCGCAGTTACCCGGCGGAGCGCCGCCTGA
- a CDS encoding nitrate reductase: MDGSGLPEVRSTCAYCGVGCGVLLRPDGAGGLTVRGDPDHPANFGRLCSKGLALGETVGLEHRLLAPRAFGLDTNWDKALQLVADRFSAAIKNHGPDSVAFYVSGQLLTEDYYVANKLMKGFMGSANIDTNSRLCMASTVAGHKRAFGTDTVPGTYEDLDEADLVVLVGSNLAWCHPVLYQRVIAARQARGTRIVVVDPRRTASCDQADLHLALQPGSDVALFNRLLTRIHQTGHVAPDFLDRSHGYNEALELAQLDDPDETGLTPDEIEAFCDLWIGTERVVTIFSQGVNQSSSGTDKVNAILNCHLATGRIGRAGMGPFSVTGQPNAMGGREVGGLANMLACHLDIENEAHRSAVRDFWKAPTMPEEQGLKAVDLFRAVERGQIKALWIIHTNPAATMPDADRVKSAIESCPFTVVSDLTARTDTARLADVLLPAAGWGEKCGTVTNSDRTISRQRAVLTPPGQARADWDILAEVGRRMGWTEAFSYKTPAQIFREYAKMTSLAVAFGKDLDITEFSDIDDAGYEALSPTMWPTTSRNSNGRFFGDAQFFHPDGKARFVPVTHRSPKAATSEQYPFLLNTGRNRDQWHTMTRSGLSPRLSAHLAEPYVEVNPKDVDRLGIGAADLVELNSAVGNGIFRLRITDTVAPGQVFAPIHWTGETAPTARVDALVPSVVDPVSGQPESKAAAVSVRRMNASWYGFAVSVDAVSPTAEYWAMSKTAKGYRIELAGKQDIDDWEQKARDWFGLPDAVVTSIEDPKRGSHRIALSDGQRLLAALFVSRQPITLMRDYLATLPEVSFHQILSGRSSTASEDCGPIVCSCFGVGLKTIIDAIQEKRLINVDDIGNALQAGTNCGSCRPELADLVTEHSKLKRKNPKNCLQEQ, from the coding sequence ATGGACGGAAGTGGTCTGCCCGAAGTTCGCTCGACTTGCGCCTATTGCGGGGTCGGTTGCGGTGTGCTTCTGCGACCCGATGGGGCCGGAGGCTTGACTGTTCGCGGTGATCCGGATCATCCGGCGAATTTCGGGCGTTTGTGCTCGAAAGGCTTGGCTTTGGGCGAAACAGTCGGGCTGGAACATCGGTTGCTGGCTCCTCGCGCCTTCGGCCTGGACACAAACTGGGACAAGGCGCTGCAGCTGGTCGCAGATCGGTTTTCTGCTGCAATCAAGAACCATGGACCGGACAGCGTGGCATTTTACGTCTCGGGGCAGTTGCTGACAGAGGATTACTACGTCGCCAACAAGCTGATGAAGGGTTTCATGGGGTCGGCCAACATCGACACCAATTCTCGACTGTGTATGGCGTCAACAGTGGCCGGACACAAACGCGCCTTTGGCACAGATACGGTGCCCGGGACTTATGAGGATCTGGACGAGGCTGATTTGGTTGTCTTGGTTGGCTCAAACCTTGCTTGGTGCCACCCCGTTCTCTATCAGCGCGTGATAGCCGCACGTCAGGCGCGCGGTACAAGGATTGTGGTTGTCGATCCGCGTCGAACAGCAAGCTGCGATCAAGCAGATCTTCATCTGGCGTTGCAACCTGGCAGCGACGTGGCGCTGTTTAATCGACTGCTAACCAGAATTCACCAGACGGGGCATGTGGCACCGGATTTTCTGGATCGCAGCCATGGGTACAATGAAGCCCTCGAACTCGCCCAGCTTGATGATCCTGATGAGACCGGGCTTACCCCAGATGAAATCGAAGCGTTTTGCGATCTGTGGATTGGAACCGAGCGGGTTGTTACGATTTTCAGTCAGGGCGTGAACCAGTCTTCCAGTGGTACAGATAAGGTCAACGCGATCCTGAACTGCCATCTGGCCACCGGGCGGATCGGGCGCGCAGGGATGGGTCCGTTCTCGGTCACCGGTCAGCCAAACGCCATGGGTGGTCGAGAGGTTGGCGGTCTGGCCAACATGCTCGCATGTCACTTGGATATTGAAAACGAGGCCCACAGATCAGCCGTCCGGGACTTCTGGAAAGCACCAACGATGCCGGAGGAGCAAGGGCTTAAAGCGGTGGACTTGTTTCGCGCTGTCGAACGCGGTCAGATAAAAGCACTTTGGATCATCCACACCAATCCGGCGGCCACCATGCCGGATGCCGACCGGGTGAAGTCAGCGATCGAAAGTTGTCCATTCACAGTTGTCAGCGACCTGACTGCCCGGACAGACACCGCGCGTCTCGCAGACGTATTGCTTCCAGCGGCAGGATGGGGCGAAAAATGCGGCACTGTAACCAATTCAGACCGCACGATCAGCCGACAACGCGCCGTTTTAACCCCTCCGGGACAGGCACGCGCGGATTGGGATATTTTGGCCGAGGTGGGTCGCCGCATGGGGTGGACCGAGGCATTTAGCTATAAGACCCCTGCTCAGATTTTTCGAGAATACGCTAAGATGACCTCGCTTGCCGTAGCATTTGGCAAAGACTTGGATATTACAGAATTTTCGGACATTGATGACGCGGGCTACGAAGCGCTGAGCCCGACAATGTGGCCGACGACATCCCGCAATTCGAATGGTCGTTTTTTTGGTGATGCGCAGTTTTTTCATCCTGATGGCAAAGCACGTTTTGTTCCCGTCACCCATCGTTCACCCAAAGCGGCGACTTCTGAACAATACCCGTTTCTGTTGAATACAGGACGAAACCGGGATCAGTGGCACACTATGACCCGGTCTGGGTTGTCTCCGCGTCTTTCGGCCCATTTGGCTGAACCATATGTCGAGGTTAATCCGAAAGACGTTGATCGGTTGGGTATTGGTGCCGCAGACTTGGTCGAGCTCAACAGCGCAGTCGGAAACGGCATCTTTCGACTTCGCATCACAGACACGGTCGCTCCAGGTCAAGTGTTTGCTCCCATTCATTGGACAGGTGAAACGGCACCAACAGCCCGTGTGGATGCGCTTGTTCCAAGTGTAGTTGATCCAGTCTCTGGACAACCTGAGAGCAAGGCGGCGGCTGTTTCGGTGCGACGTATGAATGCTTCGTGGTACGGCTTCGCCGTGTCTGTCGATGCGGTCTCACCTACGGCAGAATACTGGGCAATGAGCAAAACGGCCAAGGGTTACAGGATCGAGTTAGCAGGGAAGCAAGACATTGACGATTGGGAACAGAAAGCCCGAGATTGGTTTGGACTACCCGATGCCGTAGTGACCTCAATCGAAGATCCCAAACGCGGCTCGCACAGGATCGCGTTGTCTGACGGTCAGCGCCTTTTGGCAGCGCTCTTTGTCTCGCGCCAACCTATCACACTGATGCGAGATTATTTGGCAACATTGCCTGAGGTCTCATTCCATCAGATTCTGTCTGGCCGGTCATCTACTGCGTCTGAAGATTGCGGACCGATCGTCTGTTCGTGTTTCGGCGTCGGGCTAAAAACCATCATCGACGCCATTCAAGAAAAACGGTTGATCAATGTGGACGATATCGGAAATGCCCTTCAAGCTGGAACGAACTGCGGTTCATGCCGACCAGAGTTGGCTGACTTGGTCACCGAGCATTCGAAGTTGAAACGCAAAAACCCGAAGAATTGCCTTCAAGAACAATAA
- a CDS encoding bifunctional 2',3'-cyclic-nucleotide 2'-phosphodiesterase/3'-nucleotidase, with protein MSFSNRPLFSRRQFLYTTAASAAAVTLHPFSAAAANNQAHLRIMETTDIHVHVFPYDYYADKPRDTVGLSRTASIINEIRAEATNSILVDNGDFLQGNPMGDYIAYERGMKEGDSHPIITAFNTVGYDATTLGNHEFNYGLNFLETSLAGADFPVVLANVAKEKGASPREDKTFVQPYAILDREIEVGDGTKHPIKIGVIGFTPPQIMNWDRKHLEGNVEARDIVETAKAYVPEMQEQGCDLIIALSHSGIGDANHEDGMENASVVLAGVEGIDALATGHNHLVFPSPTFADRPGIDVEKGTLMGKPAVMGGFWGSHLGVLDLLLERDGNKWRVVTTTSEARPISQRNEDRSITALVEDDQRVLDSVATVHDETLAYVRRAVGKTSAPLHSYFALVADDPSVQIVSIAQKWYVEEMLKGTEHEGLPILSAAAPFKAGGRGGPEYYTDVPVGDVAIKNVADLYLYPNTVRAVRVNGAQVRGWLERSAGMFNQVETGSKDAILLNPEFPSYNFDVMDGVTYEIDLSQPSRFGPKGEEINPDAARVVNLSYNGEPVTKDMEFIIATNNYRASGGGSFPGALGDTIVFEAPDTNRDVIVRYIVEQGTIDPKADANWSFAPLADTTVLFETGPKARDYMGDVKGVTIEDAGEGADGFAAFRIKL; from the coding sequence ATGTCGTTCTCTAACCGTCCGCTATTTTCGCGTCGCCAGTTTCTGTACACGACAGCTGCGAGTGCTGCTGCAGTTACGCTTCATCCTTTCTCTGCTGCCGCGGCCAACAACCAAGCGCATCTTCGGATCATGGAAACTACAGACATTCATGTTCACGTCTTCCCCTATGATTACTATGCCGACAAGCCCCGCGACACGGTAGGACTGTCCCGTACGGCCTCGATCATCAATGAAATCCGCGCGGAAGCGACCAACTCGATTTTGGTTGATAACGGAGACTTTCTTCAAGGCAATCCGATGGGTGATTACATCGCCTATGAACGCGGTATGAAAGAAGGTGACAGCCACCCAATAATCACCGCATTCAACACAGTTGGTTATGATGCGACCACACTGGGCAATCACGAGTTTAATTATGGGTTGAACTTTCTTGAGACCTCTTTGGCAGGTGCGGATTTCCCAGTGGTTCTGGCTAACGTAGCAAAGGAGAAAGGCGCAAGCCCGCGCGAGGACAAGACGTTCGTTCAACCCTACGCCATTCTCGACCGAGAGATTGAAGTGGGTGACGGCACAAAGCATCCGATCAAGATTGGTGTGATCGGGTTCACCCCGCCGCAGATTATGAACTGGGATCGCAAGCATCTCGAGGGCAATGTCGAAGCGCGGGATATTGTTGAGACGGCCAAAGCCTATGTGCCTGAGATGCAGGAACAGGGCTGCGACCTGATCATTGCGTTGTCGCATTCGGGAATTGGCGACGCCAACCATGAAGACGGTATGGAAAACGCTTCGGTCGTGCTGGCTGGCGTTGAAGGGATCGACGCGCTTGCCACGGGTCACAACCATTTGGTCTTTCCGTCGCCAACATTTGCGGACCGTCCCGGCATCGATGTTGAAAAAGGCACACTGATGGGCAAGCCCGCCGTCATGGGCGGCTTCTGGGGCTCGCATCTTGGTGTACTGGATCTGCTGCTGGAACGGGATGGAAATAAATGGCGTGTGGTGACAACCACATCCGAGGCGCGACCTATTTCCCAAAGGAACGAAGACCGATCCATCACCGCCTTGGTCGAAGATGATCAGCGAGTCCTCGACTCGGTTGCGACAGTTCACGACGAAACGCTGGCCTATGTGCGTCGCGCTGTTGGTAAGACCTCGGCCCCGCTGCACAGCTATTTCGCGCTGGTCGCGGATGACCCGTCTGTCCAAATCGTATCAATTGCACAGAAGTGGTATGTCGAAGAGATGTTGAAAGGCACCGAACATGAAGGCCTGCCGATCCTGTCTGCGGCAGCACCTTTCAAAGCTGGTGGCCGCGGCGGTCCGGAATACTACACCGATGTTCCCGTTGGTGACGTTGCCATCAAAAACGTTGCCGATCTGTATCTCTATCCGAATACGGTCCGCGCGGTCCGCGTGAATGGTGCGCAAGTCAGAGGCTGGCTTGAACGGTCGGCCGGAATGTTCAATCAGGTTGAAACGGGTTCAAAAGATGCAATCCTGCTGAACCCGGAATTCCCATCTTACAACTTCGACGTCATGGATGGCGTGACCTATGAAATTGACCTGTCCCAACCCTCGCGCTTCGGACCCAAAGGCGAAGAGATTAACCCGGATGCAGCGCGGGTTGTGAATCTTTCGTACAACGGCGAACCGGTTACCAAAGACATGGAGTTCATTATCGCCACCAACAATTATCGTGCGTCAGGCGGTGGATCCTTCCCCGGAGCGTTGGGTGACACAATTGTATTCGAAGCCCCAGATACGAACCGCGATGTCATCGTGCGCTACATTGTCGAGCAAGGAACGATTGATCCAAAGGCAGATGCCAACTGGTCTTTTGCTCCGCTTGCGGACACGACTGTATTGTTCGAGACCGGCCCAAAAGCACGAGACTATATGGGCGACGTCAAGGGAGTCACAATCGAGGACGCCGGAGAAGGTGCTGACGGCTTTGCAGCCTTCCGGATCAAGCTCTGA
- a CDS encoding IS6 family transposase, producing the protein MKPASFKYFKTSPEVIRLAVMLYIRFPLSLRNVEDLLHERGIDVSHETVRYWWNRFGPMFAAEIRRKRVQQLRAFSKWKWHVDEVFVKVNGKRHYLWRAVVHEGEVLEAVVTKRRNKAAALKFLRKLMKRHGCAKEVVTDRFASYKAALREIGAFEKQQTGRWLNNRAENSHLPFRRRERAMQRFRRMRSLQKFASVHSSVYNHFNQERSLASRDTFKLTRAAALSEWHQLCSG; encoded by the coding sequence ATCAAACCTGCCTCTTTCAAGTACTTCAAAACCAGTCCCGAGGTCATCCGCCTTGCGGTGATGCTGTACATCCGTTTCCCGCTCTCGCTTCGAAATGTCGAAGATCTGTTGCACGAGCGAGGCATCGACGTGAGCCACGAAACCGTCCGATATTGGTGGAACAGGTTTGGTCCAATGTTTGCAGCTGAGATCCGACGGAAGCGTGTGCAGCAGCTGCGCGCGTTCTCGAAATGGAAGTGGCACGTGGACGAGGTTTTTGTAAAGGTGAATGGCAAGCGACATTATCTGTGGCGTGCAGTAGTTCACGAAGGTGAAGTGCTGGAAGCCGTTGTCACCAAGCGCCGAAACAAGGCTGCAGCACTAAAATTCCTAAGGAAATTGATGAAACGGCACGGTTGCGCCAAGGAGGTCGTCACAGATCGCTTCGCTTCCTACAAGGCTGCGCTCAGAGAAATAGGCGCGTTCGAAAAACAACAGACGGGCAGGTGGCTCAACAACCGCGCCGAGAATTCACACCTGCCGTTTCGACGACGCGAACGCGCGATGCAGCGTTTCAGGCGCATGCGAAGTCTACAGAAATTCGCCTCCGTCCATTCCTCCGTCTACAATCACTTCAACCAGGAAAGATCGCTAGCCAGTCGAGACACCTTCAAGCTGACCCGCGCCGCCGCTCTTAGCGAGTGGCATCAGCTTTGTTCCGGATAG
- a CDS encoding GNAT family N-acetyltransferase, with product MPEGLIIRPLELKDNEEWRRLWTAYLDFYETSVSEEVYEVSFNRLLSTDAGEYNCLIAELEGKPVGLAHYLYHRFMWSVEDTCYLMDLFADQQVRGKGVGRALIETVFQIAKQDGVPTTYWTTQEFNYPGRVLYDKVAKRTPFIVYEKDE from the coding sequence ATGCCGGAAGGCTTAATCATCCGTCCGCTTGAATTGAAAGACAACGAAGAGTGGCGGCGCTTATGGACGGCATACTTGGATTTCTACGAGACCTCTGTCTCAGAAGAAGTCTACGAGGTTTCGTTCAACAGATTGTTGTCAACAGATGCAGGTGAATACAATTGCCTCATCGCTGAGTTAGAAGGGAAACCGGTTGGACTAGCGCACTACCTTTACCATAGGTTCATGTGGTCGGTGGAGGATACCTGTTATTTGATGGATCTCTTCGCTGATCAGCAGGTTAGAGGAAAAGGTGTTGGTCGAGCTCTAATCGAAACTGTCTTCCAGATCGCCAAGCAGGACGGTGTTCCGACCACCTACTGGACAACTCAAGAATTTAATTATCCCGGTCGAGTTCTGTACGACAAAGTCGCTAAGAGAACGCCATTTATAGTTTATGAAAAAGATGAATAA
- a CDS encoding FAD-dependent oxidoreductase, whose amino-acid sequence MDRDPRYDILFEPVQIGPVTAPNRFYQVPHCTGMGWQYPRTLAAMRKVKAQGGWGVICTEYNSIHPSSDDLPHPYASLWDESDVRAHTLMTDAVHEYGSLAGAELWYGGANSNNLFSRLPSMDVDSRPNTKGHPFQTRAMDKQDIRDLRRWHRKAALRARDAGFDVVYVYATHGYLISSFLHPRVNTRGDEYGGNLENRVRLTRELIQETKDAVGDRCAVAVRFSADEEIGEDGQPIYGERREMFEMLSDLPDLWDINIADYSVEMGVSRFTKEAALEPYMHWVKSVTDKPVVTVGRFTSPDTMVSQVRRGITDFIGAARPSIADPYLPKKIEEGRLSAIRECIGCNVCYASDSIGVPIRCTQNPTMGEEWRKGWHPEIIRKKSSDARVLIVGAGAAGLEAARALGVRGYDVQLAEATRELGGRVSREAALPGMSEYIRVKDYREQQLMEMPNVEIYRESPLTVDDILAVDADHVAIATGATWRKEHFDEERFAPVAKGSALGRVFTPDDIMDGNLPIGPTLVFDGDGYYMASVVAEKIRTQGHPVTLVTPFDSVSDWARNTSERWRIRTHLIRLGVEVLPSKSLKQFDGEIAELECAYGGPNVNVPVANIVMVTARKPNDGLYRGLLGRASSEDLPFSLRRIGDCDAPAIIAAAVYSGHRYAQELDEAVDEDIPLRHDRLDVRQQPI is encoded by the coding sequence ATATGCACAGAGTATAACTCGATCCACCCGTCGTCTGATGACCTACCGCATCCTTATGCTTCGCTTTGGGATGAAAGTGATGTTCGGGCGCACACACTTATGACCGATGCCGTACACGAATACGGTAGCCTGGCAGGTGCTGAGCTTTGGTACGGAGGCGCCAACTCGAACAACTTGTTTTCCCGGTTGCCGAGCATGGACGTCGACAGCCGTCCCAATACGAAAGGGCACCCTTTTCAGACCCGTGCAATGGACAAGCAGGACATCCGGGATCTACGCCGCTGGCATCGAAAGGCCGCATTGAGGGCACGGGACGCTGGATTTGACGTTGTCTATGTCTATGCAACGCACGGATACCTGATCTCGAGTTTTTTGCATCCGCGCGTGAATACGCGCGGTGACGAATATGGTGGCAACTTAGAAAATAGGGTGCGTCTCACCCGAGAATTGATTCAGGAAACCAAGGACGCCGTTGGCGACCGGTGCGCCGTGGCCGTTCGGTTCTCGGCTGACGAAGAGATCGGCGAGGATGGCCAGCCAATCTATGGTGAGCGACGAGAGATGTTTGAGATGCTCTCCGATCTTCCGGATTTGTGGGATATCAACATCGCAGATTACTCGGTTGAGATGGGTGTCTCCCGTTTTACTAAAGAAGCTGCTCTTGAACCCTATATGCATTGGGTCAAGTCCGTGACGGATAAGCCCGTCGTGACCGTTGGTCGCTTCACGTCACCTGATACCATGGTCTCGCAAGTCAGGCGGGGGATTACGGATTTCATTGGGGCTGCACGCCCCTCAATCGCTGATCCTTACCTTCCAAAGAAGATCGAAGAAGGACGCTTGTCCGCGATCCGCGAGTGTATCGGATGCAATGTTTGTTACGCCAGTGACTCGATAGGGGTACCTATTCGATGCACTCAGAACCCAACAATGGGAGAGGAGTGGCGCAAAGGCTGGCACCCTGAAATCATTCGTAAGAAATCCTCAGATGCGCGCGTCTTGATTGTCGGGGCAGGCGCTGCCGGACTGGAAGCGGCACGGGCACTTGGCGTGCGTGGGTATGATGTCCAATTGGCGGAAGCTACTCGTGAGTTGGGTGGCAGGGTCTCGCGCGAAGCGGCTCTGCCTGGAATGAGCGAGTACATTCGCGTCAAAGATTATCGCGAGCAGCAATTGATGGAGATGCCCAACGTTGAAATCTACCGTGAAAGCCCGCTGACAGTTGACGATATCTTGGCCGTCGATGCTGACCACGTTGCGATCGCAACCGGCGCGACTTGGCGAAAAGAGCATTTTGACGAAGAACGTTTCGCCCCGGTCGCAAAAGGGTCAGCCTTAGGTCGGGTCTTTACTCCCGATGACATCATGGATGGGAATCTTCCCATTGGACCAACGCTCGTTTTTGATGGTGATGGCTACTACATGGCCAGTGTTGTTGCTGAAAAAATCAGAACGCAGGGACATCCCGTCACGCTGGTCACACCGTTTGACAGTGTTTCTGACTGGGCAAGAAATACGTCCGAACGTTGGCGCATCAGAACGCATTTGATTCGCTTAGGGGTCGAGGTCCTGCCGTCAAAGTCGCTTAAGCAATTTGATGGCGAAATCGCAGAGTTGGAGTGCGCCTATGGCGGTCCAAATGTGAATGTTCCGGTTGCCAACATAGTGATGGTTACTGCTCGGAAGCCAAATGATGGTCTCTACAGGGGATTGCTGGGGCGGGCGAGTTCCGAGGATTTGCCGTTCAGCCTTCGTCGCATAGGAGATTGCGACGCTCCGGCGATAATTGCGGCAGCGGTTTATTCAGGCCATCGATACGCGCAGGAATTGGACGAAGCAGTGGATGAGGACATTCCACTTAGACATGATCGTCTGGATGTCCGGCAGCAGCCGATTTGA